The Rhodanobacter sp. LX-99 genomic interval GCTGAATCCCACCGTGGCGACGCTGCTGTTCATCGCCTTCATCTTGGTCTGGCTGATCCCGTCCATGCAGACGCTGGCGATGCTGGACTGGCGCATCTACCGCTTCATGAACTGGAGCATGTTGATCAGCGGCTTCGCCTACTGGTCGCTGGTGCTGGACCACCGGCCGCATCCGCCGGGGCGGATGACCGCCGGGCTGCGCGTGCTGTCGCCGGCGATCACCATGACGCCGCAGATCATCGCCGGCGCGATCATCACGTTCTCCAAGACCGACCTGTACCCGATCTTCGAGATCTGCGGCCGCGCGTTCACCTTCAACGTGCTGACCGGGCAGCTGATCGGCGGCGTGATCATCTGGGTGCCGTCGGCGCTGGTGGAATCCATCGGCGGCCTGATGGCGCTGCGCATGTGGCTGCGGCTGTCGCGCAACGGCCGCTTGCCGCGCAAGCCGCTGCATCGGCCCGCGGCGCGGCGCGCGGCCGTGGTCGATACGGTCGTGCCGGACTGAGTTTCGCCGC includes:
- a CDS encoding cytochrome c oxidase assembly protein, encoding MTATLLKWIVPWEFSWVLLACFVSAGVLYLRGSRRLSVSFGRKLAFWIGMAIIYLSLHTYLDYYAEHEFFMHRIQQLLLHHLAPLLIVTAYPATVLRAGLPLAWRVRLLRPLQRSWPWRLTAGVLLNPTVATLLFIAFILVWLIPSMQTLAMLDWRIYRFMNWSMLISGFAYWSLVLDHRPHPPGRMTAGLRVLSPAITMTPQIIAGAIITFSKTDLYPIFEICGRAFTFNVLTGQLIGGVIIWVPSALVESIGGLMALRMWLRLSRNGRLPRKPLHRPAARRAAVVDTVVPD